From the genome of Geobacter sp. SVR, one region includes:
- a CDS encoding DASS family sodium-coupled anion symporter gives MTHSDPFDKPLKIDNRPLWLVVLDRTARYQVIAALVLTLAVLFRLTPPQGLSVAGYQSLVLFGAAIFLWVSGLLPIAVTALLSMVSLPLLGIMDKKSTYALFGNEAVFFILGAFILAAALTGTGISARLARAMLVRFGKTPTRLAFTVFFLSALLSFVMSEHAVAAMMFPVIAEIATALKLEKGSSSYGRLLFMSIAWGCIIGGIATFLGGARAPLAVGMLRENTGLSFSFLEWSSAACMIVFPLLAIGFLLLLKFFPVDLASVDEGIRFLNRKRLDAGRIGYNEMITGVVMVVTVACWLILGERVGLASIAILGTAALFTFRVVTWQMVEEYVNWGIILMYGGSIALASALEKTGAAIWLVKKGMGAFSASPLAVIMVISLVSIVLTECISHAAVVAILMPIGMGLCKTIGMDPKIMTLSIALPAGLAYCLPMGTPATAIAYSSGFLKSRDIIVSGSIIMAISWVLFLISVVFVWPLLGFRV, from the coding sequence ATGACACACAGCGATCCCTTCGACAAACCGCTCAAGATCGACAATCGGCCTCTCTGGCTGGTGGTGCTGGATCGAACGGCGCGGTATCAGGTCATTGCGGCGCTGGTGCTGACGCTGGCGGTCCTGTTTCGTCTGACGCCGCCACAGGGGCTCTCGGTGGCCGGTTACCAGTCGCTGGTCCTGTTCGGTGCGGCAATATTCCTGTGGGTCTCGGGGCTGCTGCCCATCGCGGTGACAGCCCTGCTCTCCATGGTGAGCCTGCCCCTGCTGGGCATCATGGACAAGAAGAGCACCTATGCGCTGTTCGGCAACGAAGCGGTGTTCTTCATTCTGGGGGCCTTCATCCTGGCGGCCGCCCTGACCGGCACCGGCATCTCGGCCCGGCTGGCGCGGGCCATGCTGGTCCGTTTCGGCAAGACCCCCACGCGCCTGGCCTTTACGGTATTTTTCCTGTCGGCGCTGCTCTCCTTCGTTATGAGCGAGCATGCGGTGGCAGCCATGATGTTTCCGGTGATCGCGGAAATAGCGACCGCGCTGAAGCTCGAAAAAGGCTCCAGCAGCTATGGCAGGCTGCTCTTCATGAGCATCGCCTGGGGCTGCATCATCGGCGGCATCGCCACCTTTCTGGGAGGCGCCAGGGCGCCCCTGGCGGTCGGCATGCTGCGCGAGAACACGGGGCTTTCCTTCAGTTTTCTGGAGTGGAGTTCTGCCGCCTGCATGATCGTTTTTCCTCTGCTGGCGATCGGTTTCCTGCTCCTGCTCAAGTTCTTTCCGGTCGATCTGGCCAGCGTCGACGAGGGAATCAGGTTTCTGAACCGCAAACGTCTGGATGCGGGCAGAATCGGCTACAATGAAATGATCACCGGGGTGGTCATGGTCGTTACCGTGGCCTGCTGGCTGATTCTGGGCGAACGGGTGGGGCTGGCCTCCATAGCCATCCTCGGCACCGCCGCACTCTTCACCTTTCGAGTCGTCACCTGGCAGATGGTCGAGGAATACGTGAACTGGGGCATTATCCTGATGTACGGCGGCTCCATTGCCCTTGCCTCGGCCCTGGAAAAAACCGGCGCCGCCATCTGGCTCGTCAAAAAGGGCATGGGAGCCTTCAGTGCATCGCCATTGGCGGTGATCATGGTGATCTCCCTGGTGTCCATAGTACTGACGGAGTGCATCAGCCACGCCGCGGTCGTTGCCATCCTGATGCCGATCGGCATGGGGCTCTGCAAAACGATCGGCATGGACCCCAAGATCATGACGCTTTCGATAGCGCTGCCCGCGGGGCTCGCCTACTGTCTCCCCATGGGAACCCCGGCCACCGCTATCGCCTATTCCTCCGGTTTTCTCAAAAGCCGGGACATCATCGTTTCAGGCAGCATCATCATGGCCATCTCCTGGGTGTTGTTCCTGATTTCGGTGGTGTTCGTGTGGCCGCTTTTGGGATTCAGAGTGTAA
- a CDS encoding phosphoadenylyl-sulfate reductase — MSTLPTIQSGATPLEILRIGIDAAQGPVSLACSFSPEDVVLIDLAHEAGLPMGVFAIDTGRLNEETYEVSEALAERYRLKIDWYFPRHEAVERLEREKGLFSFRESLENRHECCRVRKVEPLSRALKGLAGWVTGMRRDQGVTRGELAFVERDETNGGILKINPLLEWTEEQVLAYTKERGLPVNRLLSQGYRSIGCAPCTRAVKPGEDARAGRWWWENPENKECGLHRR, encoded by the coding sequence ATGTCTACTCTTCCTACGATTCAATCGGGCGCCACGCCGCTGGAGATCCTGCGCATCGGCATCGATGCGGCTCAGGGCCCGGTTTCGCTGGCCTGTTCATTCTCTCCCGAAGATGTGGTACTTATCGATTTGGCTCATGAAGCCGGACTGCCCATGGGGGTTTTCGCCATCGATACCGGTCGGCTCAACGAGGAGACCTACGAGGTGTCCGAGGCGCTGGCCGAGCGTTACCGACTGAAGATCGACTGGTATTTTCCGCGCCACGAGGCAGTGGAGCGGCTGGAGCGCGAAAAGGGGCTGTTCTCCTTCCGCGAGTCATTGGAAAACCGTCACGAATGCTGCCGGGTCCGCAAGGTGGAGCCGCTCTCGCGGGCGCTCAAGGGGCTGGCGGGCTGGGTGACCGGCATGCGCCGGGACCAGGGCGTGACTCGCGGCGAACTGGCCTTTGTCGAGCGGGACGAGACGAACGGCGGCATCCTCAAGATCAATCCGCTGCTGGAGTGGACGGAGGAGCAGGTTCTGGCTTATACTAAGGAGCGCGGCCTGCCGGTCAATCGCCTGCTTTCCCAGGGCTACCGCTCCATTGGCTGCGCCCCCTGTACCCGCGCCGTCAAGCCGGGAGAGGATGCCCGGGCAGGCCGGTGGTGGTGGGAAAACCCGGAAAACAAGGAGTGCGGGTTGCACAGAAGGTAA
- the mnmA gene encoding tRNA 2-thiouridine(34) synthase MnmA — protein sequence MTEARLQNNRRVVVAMSGGVDSSVSAALLKEQGYDVIGVSMQLYDPIPREAGCKVKTCCSLDDVMDAGRVAKKLGIPFEVLDMRAEFKEVVIDYFIAEYAAGRTPNPCIRCNELIKFDLLLQKARELGADLLATGHYARISEEPGDRRLMIGLDPGKDQSYFLFTLSQEQLQHLIFPVGRLEKPQVRTLAAEYQLPVAQKHESQEICFIPDNDYVRFLESNSISQATGDIVTSDGRLVGRHSGLHRYTVGQRKGMGIAWEHPLHVLALDTENNRVVVGGRTELETASLTAGRATWSSVPAEKEFRATCRIRYRHKPAPCTVTMLGTERFEVRFDLPQSAVTPGQAAVLYDGEYVLGGGWIE from the coding sequence ATGACAGAAGCTCGACTTCAAAATAACAGACGTGTCGTAGTCGCCATGAGCGGCGGGGTGGATTCCTCGGTCAGTGCGGCTCTGTTGAAGGAGCAGGGCTACGACGTCATCGGTGTGTCGATGCAGCTGTACGACCCGATTCCGCGCGAGGCGGGTTGCAAGGTCAAAACCTGCTGCTCCCTGGATGATGTCATGGACGCGGGCAGGGTGGCCAAGAAGCTGGGCATACCCTTCGAGGTGCTCGACATGCGGGCCGAGTTCAAAGAAGTGGTCATTGACTACTTCATTGCCGAATACGCCGCCGGCCGGACACCCAACCCCTGTATCCGCTGCAACGAGCTGATCAAGTTCGACCTGCTGCTGCAGAAGGCCCGCGAGTTGGGGGCTGATCTGCTGGCAACCGGGCATTACGCGCGCATATCCGAAGAACCGGGGGACAGACGGCTGATGATCGGCCTCGATCCCGGCAAGGATCAGTCCTATTTTCTGTTCACCCTGAGCCAGGAACAGCTGCAGCACCTGATTTTTCCAGTGGGCAGGCTGGAAAAGCCCCAGGTCAGGACGCTGGCAGCCGAATACCAGCTCCCGGTGGCGCAGAAACACGAGAGCCAGGAAATCTGCTTCATCCCCGACAACGACTACGTCCGGTTCTTGGAGTCCAACAGCATCAGCCAGGCCACCGGAGACATCGTCACCAGCGACGGCCGTTTAGTGGGGCGCCATTCGGGGCTGCACCGCTACACTGTCGGCCAGCGCAAGGGCATGGGCATCGCCTGGGAGCACCCGCTGCACGTGCTGGCCCTGGATACGGAAAACAACCGGGTCGTGGTGGGAGGGCGCACGGAGCTGGAAACAGCATCGCTGACCGCCGGGAGGGCAACCTGGAGCAGTGTTCCTGCGGAAAAGGAATTCCGCGCCACCTGCCGCATCCGCTACCGCCACAAACCGGCGCCCTGCACGGTGACGATGCTCGGTACAGAGAGGTTCGAAGTCCGCTTCGATCTGCCCCAGAGTGCCGTCACCCCCGGCCAGGCAGCCGTGCTCTACGACGGGGAATACGTACTCGGCGGCGGCTGGATAGAGTAA
- the cysD gene encoding sulfate adenylyltransferase subunit CysD: protein MTENLTHLQQLEAESIHIIREVVAEFSNPVMLYSIGKDSAVMLHLARKAFYPAPPPFPLLHVDTTWKFRDMIQFRDRMAAECGLDLIVHVNEDGVERGVSPFTHGSALYTDVMKTEGLKQALDRYKFDAAFGGARRDEEKSRAKERIFSFRSANHRWDPKNQRPELWSLYNTRVKPGESIRVFPLSNWTELDVWQYIHLENIPIVPLYYAAVRPVVERDGMLIMVDDDRLELKPGEEVQHKSVRFRTLGCYPLTGAVESEADTLPQIIQEMLLTRTSERQGRLIDHDQAGSMEKKKQEGYF, encoded by the coding sequence ATGACAGAAAACCTGACGCACCTGCAGCAACTCGAAGCCGAGAGCATCCACATCATTCGCGAAGTCGTGGCCGAATTCTCGAACCCGGTGATGCTCTACTCCATCGGCAAGGATTCCGCGGTCATGCTGCATCTGGCCCGCAAGGCCTTTTACCCGGCACCGCCGCCGTTTCCGCTGCTGCACGTGGACACCACCTGGAAGTTCCGCGACATGATCCAGTTCCGGGACCGCATGGCAGCCGAATGCGGGTTGGACCTGATCGTGCACGTCAATGAGGATGGGGTCGAGCGCGGCGTCTCCCCCTTCACCCACGGTTCGGCGCTCTACACCGACGTGATGAAGACCGAAGGGCTTAAGCAGGCGCTGGATCGCTACAAGTTCGACGCCGCCTTTGGCGGTGCCCGTAGGGACGAGGAAAAATCCCGGGCCAAGGAACGCATCTTCTCCTTCCGCAGCGCCAACCACCGCTGGGACCCCAAGAACCAGCGTCCGGAGCTGTGGAGCCTGTACAACACCCGCGTCAAGCCGGGGGAAAGCATCCGCGTGTTCCCGCTCTCCAACTGGACCGAGCTGGATGTCTGGCAGTACATCCACCTGGAAAACATCCCCATCGTGCCGCTGTATTACGCGGCAGTACGGCCGGTAGTGGAGCGGGACGGCATGCTGATCATGGTGGACGACGACCGGCTGGAACTGAAGCCGGGCGAAGAGGTGCAGCACAAATCGGTGCGCTTCCGCACCCTGGGGTGCTACCCCCTGACCGGTGCGGTGGAGTCCGAGGCAGACACCCTGCCGCAGATCATCCAGGAAATGCTGCTGACCCGCACCTCCGAGCGCCAGGGCAGGCTGATCGACCATGATCAGGCAGGGAGCATGGAAAAAAAGAAACAAGAGGGATACTTCTGA
- the cysN gene encoding sulfate adenylyltransferase subunit CysN, whose product MAHQSELIEKDILAYLKSQEEKSLLRFITCGSVDDGKSTLIGRLLWDSKMVFEDQLAALEADSKKVGTQGGAIDYALLLDGLQAEREQGITIDVAYRFFSTDRRKFIVADTPGHEQYTRNMVTGASTAKVAVILVDARKGLLTQTRRHSYLVSLVGIRHVVLAVNKMDLIDFDQQRFDAILADYAQFAAPLGFASITAIPISALNGDNIIEASSNTPWYQGSTLMNYLETVQVEGDNRHQPFRMPVQWVNRPHLDFRGFCGTIAAGSVRPGDELRVAASGRTSRVARIVTMNGDLQEAVAGQAVTLTLADEIDISRGDMLTAVDAAPLHTRHPETHLVWLHDDALQPGQLYLVKTASAVTPGRVTAVQYGVDVNTLEQMQVATLGLNGIGVVRLELDRPVSFDPYRQNRDTGSFILIDRYTNATVAAGMVISAPSDSDAVQVTEFVPETALSGAAPVRVRLNEASISTTGTSVVDLTPEGQAIEFEVSPRFIDHLGKGNRVLFRLSDLGQLHAVALLAYEHRLSFEFDRTPEGIGILLFRRSIAPAGRSYADDGTGI is encoded by the coding sequence ATGGCACATCAATCCGAACTGATCGAAAAAGATATCCTTGCCTACCTGAAGAGTCAGGAGGAGAAGTCGCTGTTGCGCTTCATCACCTGTGGCAGCGTGGATGACGGCAAAAGTACCCTGATCGGGCGTCTTCTGTGGGATTCCAAGATGGTGTTCGAGGACCAGTTGGCGGCCCTGGAGGCTGACAGCAAAAAGGTCGGCACCCAGGGGGGCGCCATCGACTACGCCCTGCTGCTGGACGGCCTGCAGGCGGAGCGCGAGCAGGGCATCACCATCGATGTGGCCTACCGCTTCTTTTCCACCGACCGGCGCAAGTTCATCGTGGCGGACACCCCGGGTCACGAGCAGTACACCCGCAACATGGTCACTGGTGCCTCTACCGCCAAGGTGGCGGTGATCCTGGTGGATGCCCGCAAGGGGCTGTTGACCCAGACCCGGCGCCACAGTTACCTGGTCTCCCTGGTGGGCATCCGGCATGTGGTGCTGGCGGTCAACAAGATGGACCTGATCGATTTCGACCAGCAGCGTTTTGACGCCATCCTGGCCGATTACGCGCAGTTTGCCGCACCGCTGGGATTCGCCTCCATCACGGCCATCCCGATCTCGGCCCTGAACGGTGACAACATCATCGAAGCCAGCAGCAATACCCCCTGGTATCAGGGATCGACTCTGATGAACTACCTGGAAACGGTCCAGGTGGAGGGGGATAACCGGCACCAGCCCTTCCGCATGCCGGTGCAGTGGGTCAACCGTCCCCATCTCGATTTCCGCGGTTTCTGCGGCACCATTGCCGCCGGCAGCGTGCGTCCCGGCGACGAACTTCGGGTGGCCGCGTCCGGACGCACCAGCCGCGTGGCACGCATCGTCACCATGAACGGCGATTTGCAGGAGGCGGTGGCAGGCCAGGCCGTGACCCTGACCCTGGCGGACGAGATCGATATCAGCCGGGGGGACATGCTGACCGCCGTGGATGCCGCGCCGCTCCATACCCGCCATCCCGAGACACATCTGGTCTGGCTGCACGACGACGCCCTGCAACCGGGACAGCTCTATCTGGTCAAGACCGCCTCGGCGGTTACGCCGGGCCGGGTTACGGCAGTGCAGTACGGTGTGGATGTCAACACCTTGGAACAGATGCAGGTGGCCACGCTGGGGCTGAACGGCATCGGCGTCGTCCGGCTTGAGCTGGACCGGCCGGTCTCCTTCGATCCCTACCGCCAGAACCGCGATACCGGCAGTTTCATCCTGATCGACCGCTACACCAATGCCACCGTGGCCGCCGGCATGGTGATCTCGGCACCGTCCGACTCCGACGCTGTGCAGGTGACGGAGTTCGTGCCGGAAACCGCTCTTTCGGGCGCTGCACCGGTGCGTGTCCGCTTGAACGAGGCCTCCATCAGCACCACCGGGACGAGTGTCGTTGATCTGACTCCGGAAGGGCAGGCCATCGAGTTCGAGGTTTCTCCCCGTTTCATCGACCACCTCGGCAAAGGCAACCGGGTGCTCTTTCGCCTGAGTGACCTGGGACAGCTGCATGCCGTAGCGCTGCTGGCATACGAGCACCGGCTGTCGTTCGAGTTCGACCGTACCCCGGAGGGTATCGGTATCCTGCTCTTCAGGCGGAGTATTGCCCCCGCGGGCAGGTCCTATGCCGACGACGGTACGGGAATTTGA
- a CDS encoding SUMF1/EgtB/PvdO family nonheme iron enzyme — MSPKRFLSLCMISVVFGLVGGCGGSTSTGPATYAVTATAGSNGTISPSGVSTVASGEVKSFTVTASNGYDIATVTGCGGSLSGSTYTTGAITGACTVTVSFSTSAAITDPTTGMVLLKVPGGTYIMGDTFGDGASNELPSHQVTVGEFYIGKYEVTQGQWQAVMGSNPSSFSACGADCPVETVNWSDIQTFITTLNQQSGKNYRLPTEAEWEYAARSGGQSQAYSGGSDINAVAWYAVNSGSTTHPVGQKQANGLGLYDMSGNVDELVSDWFALSYSATAQTNPTGPATGSLHTYRGGSWFEDPFYERASYRGAVIPGDPVYPTNRYPTIGFRLVAPVP, encoded by the coding sequence ATGAGTCCAAAGAGATTTTTATCGTTGTGCATGATCAGCGTTGTATTCGGCTTGGTGGGGGGGTGCGGTGGTTCAACATCAACAGGGCCAGCTACCTATGCCGTTACCGCCACTGCCGGCAGCAATGGCACTATCTCGCCTTCCGGCGTCAGCACAGTAGCCAGCGGCGAGGTCAAGAGTTTTACCGTTACAGCAAGCAACGGCTATGACATTGCAACTGTCACCGGCTGTGGAGGCAGCCTGTCGGGCAGCACCTACACCACCGGTGCGATCACCGGTGCCTGCACGGTTACGGTCAGCTTCAGCACCAGTGCGGCAATCACCGACCCGACCACCGGCATGGTGCTGTTGAAAGTTCCCGGCGGCACCTACATCATGGGCGACACCTTTGGCGATGGGGCTAGTAATGAACTGCCCTCCCACCAGGTAACCGTGGGAGAGTTTTACATCGGCAAATACGAGGTGACCCAGGGGCAGTGGCAAGCGGTCATGGGGAGCAACCCGTCATCATTCAGCGCGTGCGGCGCCGACTGCCCGGTCGAGACGGTGAACTGGAGTGACATCCAGACCTTCATCACCACCCTCAACCAGCAGAGCGGCAAAAACTACCGCTTGCCGACTGAGGCGGAGTGGGAATACGCCGCGCGGAGCGGGGGCCAGAGCCAGGCGTACAGCGGTGGCAGCGATATCAATGCCGTTGCCTGGTATGCAGTCAATTCCGGCAGTACTACTCATCCGGTGGGCCAGAAACAGGCCAACGGCCTGGGGCTGTATGACATGAGCGGCAATGTGGATGAGTTGGTGAGCGACTGGTTTGCCTTATCATACAGCGCCACTGCCCAAACGAACCCGACCGGTCCCGCAACGGGCTCCCTCCATACCTATCGGGGCGGTAGCTGGTTCGAGGACCCGTTCTACGAGCGGGCATCCTATCGTGGCGCCGTAATACCCGGCGATCCGGTCTATCCGACCAATCGCTACCCCACTATTGGTTTCCGCCTTGTTGCCCCAGTGCCGTGA
- a CDS encoding pyrimidine dimer DNA glycosylase/endonuclease V — MRLWTLHPKYLDTRGLVALWREALLAQAVLQGRTAGYTRHPQLIRFRTSPSPVESIANYLQAVHTEAAGRGYRFDAAKIGSFGSIEPIPVTDGQLVYEWQHLKRKLLARDPLWLALWEPLARPEPHPLFCIVPGGVAEWEIVQVAK; from the coding sequence ATGCGCCTTTGGACCCTGCATCCCAAATATCTCGACACTCGCGGACTGGTCGCGCTCTGGCGCGAAGCGCTGCTGGCGCAGGCTGTTCTGCAGGGACGCACTGCGGGCTATACCCGCCATCCCCAGTTGATCCGCTTCCGTACTTCCCCCTCCCCCGTTGAATCCATCGCCAACTATCTGCAGGCGGTCCACACCGAGGCGGCCGGTCGGGGTTACCGCTTCGACGCAGCCAAAATCGGCTCATTTGGGAGCATCGAGCCGATACCGGTCACTGACGGGCAACTGGTCTACGAATGGCAGCATCTGAAAAGAAAGCTCCTGGCCCGCGACCCGCTCTGGCTGGCCCTTTGGGAACCGCTGGCCCGTCCTGAGCCCCACCCGCTGTTTTGCATCGTTCCCGGTGGCGTAGCAGAGTGGGAGATTGTTCAGGTGGCGAAGTAG
- the larE gene encoding ATP-dependent sacrificial sulfur transferase LarE produces the protein MNQQLQDKTDKLKSILADMGGCVVAFSGGVDSTLLFAVAAQVLGDRALAVTATSETYPQRELMEAREFAARIGGRHREVVSEELDIPEFKHNPRNRCYYCKSELFGKLKAIAEAEGLPYVLDGTNLDDRGDHRPGRQAAAEIGVRSPLEEAGFTKQDIRDLSRQMGLPTWDKPAFACLSSRFPYGTAITVDRVSQVGRAEEALRALGFRTLRVRYHNEVARLELGPDEYGSATGPLRQAVIECVKEAGFTYVAVDLQGYRTGAMNEAPE, from the coding sequence ATGAACCAGCAGTTGCAGGACAAGACCGACAAACTCAAAAGCATTCTGGCCGACATGGGGGGCTGTGTGGTGGCCTTTTCCGGTGGGGTGGACTCGACTCTGCTGTTCGCGGTGGCGGCCCAGGTGCTGGGGGATCGGGCCCTGGCGGTTACGGCCACTTCGGAAACTTACCCGCAGCGGGAGCTCATGGAAGCGCGCGAATTTGCCGCCCGCATTGGCGGCCGGCATCGCGAGGTGGTCTCGGAGGAACTGGATATTCCGGAGTTCAAGCACAACCCCCGCAACCGCTGCTACTACTGCAAGAGCGAGCTGTTCGGCAAGCTGAAGGCCATCGCCGAGGCCGAGGGGCTGCCGTATGTGCTGGATGGCACCAACCTTGACGACCGCGGCGATCATCGCCCCGGCAGGCAGGCCGCGGCCGAGATCGGCGTTCGCAGCCCCCTTGAGGAGGCTGGTTTCACCAAGCAGGACATCCGTGACCTGTCGCGCCAGATGGGGCTGCCCACCTGGGACAAGCCGGCCTTTGCCTGTCTCTCCAGCCGCTTCCCCTATGGCACCGCCATCACCGTCGACCGGGTCAGCCAGGTGGGACGGGCTGAGGAGGCGCTGCGCGCTCTTGGTTTCCGGACTCTGCGGGTGCGCTATCACAACGAGGTGGCCAGGCTGGAACTGGGGCCTGATGAATATGGCTCGGCCACCGGTCCCCTGCGGCAGGCGGTGATCGAGTGCGTCAAAGAGGCCGGTTTCACCTACGTGGCCGTTGATCTGCAGGGCTATCGCACCGGCGCGATGAACGAAGCGCCGGAGTAG
- a CDS encoding YkgJ family cysteine cluster protein, which produces MNMWDGLIEEIRNQQACLDQLIAAWKSDYTAAGGTIHCGRGCRECCNLAVNATLTEAVAIAGALTEVQAEALQRYVGHLLEAVGRVGDIKGYLRMHRQELGYCPLLDDEGACGIYGVRPLSCRALLSTMPSRWCTVDFSALSAGEKQNFMEGLDRGAVAFPSHYAAFSRDTGQELEARAGRLMSEKFGFSIYGSMPVLVDLVRRHGLAETCGHGYDATIALLSATGADHPFLLQVER; this is translated from the coding sequence ATGAACATGTGGGATGGATTGATCGAAGAGATAAGGAATCAACAGGCCTGCCTCGACCAGCTCATAGCCGCCTGGAAGAGTGACTACACCGCTGCGGGAGGAACGATACATTGCGGCAGAGGCTGCCGTGAGTGCTGCAATCTGGCGGTGAACGCCACTCTGACCGAAGCGGTGGCCATTGCCGGAGCTCTGACCGAAGTGCAGGCGGAAGCGTTGCAGAGGTATGTCGGCCACCTGCTGGAGGCCGTCGGACGGGTAGGGGATATCAAGGGATACCTCAGGATGCACCGGCAGGAGCTCGGCTATTGCCCCTTGCTGGATGACGAGGGGGCCTGCGGGATCTACGGGGTCCGTCCGCTTTCCTGCCGGGCGCTGCTCTCGACCATGCCCAGCCGCTGGTGTACCGTCGATTTTTCCGCGTTGAGCGCCGGGGAGAAACAGAACTTCATGGAGGGGCTGGATCGTGGGGCGGTGGCATTTCCATCCCACTATGCCGCCTTCTCGCGGGATACGGGGCAGGAGCTGGAGGCTCGCGCAGGACGCCTGATGTCCGAAAAATTCGGATTTTCGATCTACGGCAGTATGCCGGTGCTGGTCGATCTGGTCCGGCGGCATGGTTTGGCCGAGACCTGCGGCCACGGCTACGATGCGACGATTGCGCTGCTGAGTGCCACCGGCGCGGATCATCCCTTCCTGCTGCAGGTGGAACGTTAG
- a CDS encoding DHA2 family efflux MFS transporter permease subunit: protein MSHAEKSINKWLITITVMLPAIMEIIDTSVANVALPHMQGSLNAGTDEITWVLTSYLVSNAVVLPMTGWLSRMFGRKRFLLSCICLFTLSSLLCGAAPNLETLILFRIVQGAAGGALIPISQAILMETFPPHQRGMAMAIFGVGAMFGPIVGPALGGWITDNLSWRWIFYINLPIGIIAIAMCLFFIFDPAYLKRSAAAMKIDYWGLFLLTTGIGALQVVLDKGQQEDWFHSSFIITFTIICIVSLAALIWVELKHEHPIINLRLFKNISFSAGNFIMFVVGFCLYSSIMLIPLFLQNLMGYSATDAGMVLAPGGVATLITMPFVGAVLHKRDGRKIVFAGLLIGAVSMFIMQRLSLEAAYGDFVWPRVVLGIGLAMIFVPLTTVTLATISRLEMGNATGMFNLLRNIGGSVGIAVAATLLARLSQTYQTNLVVHANPYGTAWQMHLYQVKQALISKGLAATQADQSALALLYGMIQRQAGVLAFNHIFWIVGVAFLSIIPLLLLLKRPTQAVEGGMGH, encoded by the coding sequence ATGAGCCACGCAGAAAAGTCCATCAACAAATGGCTGATCACCATTACCGTGATGCTTCCCGCCATCATGGAGATCATCGACACCTCGGTGGCCAACGTGGCCCTGCCGCACATGCAGGGCAGCCTCAATGCCGGCACCGATGAGATCACCTGGGTGCTGACCTCCTACCTGGTCTCCAACGCCGTGGTGCTGCCCATGACCGGCTGGCTGTCGCGGATGTTCGGCCGCAAGCGCTTCCTTCTGTCCTGCATCTGCCTGTTCACCCTCTCCTCGCTGCTGTGTGGAGCCGCTCCCAACCTGGAGACGCTGATCCTGTTCCGCATCGTCCAGGGCGCGGCCGGCGGCGCCCTGATCCCCATCAGCCAGGCGATCCTTATGGAGACCTTCCCCCCTCACCAGCGGGGTATGGCCATGGCAATCTTCGGGGTGGGCGCCATGTTCGGGCCGATCGTCGGTCCGGCCCTGGGGGGCTGGATCACCGATAATCTCTCCTGGCGCTGGATCTTTTACATCAACCTGCCGATCGGCATCATCGCCATTGCCATGTGCCTCTTTTTCATCTTCGATCCTGCCTACCTCAAACGCAGCGCCGCTGCCATGAAAATCGACTACTGGGGGCTGTTCCTGCTGACCACCGGCATCGGTGCCTTGCAGGTGGTGCTGGACAAGGGGCAGCAGGAGGACTGGTTCCATTCCTCCTTCATCATCACCTTCACCATCATCTGTATCGTTTCGCTGGCCGCGTTGATCTGGGTCGAGCTGAAACACGAGCACCCGATCATCAATCTGCGGCTGTTCAAGAACATCTCCTTCTCGGCCGGCAACTTCATCATGTTCGTGGTCGGGTTCTGCCTGTACAGTTCGATCATGCTGATACCGCTGTTCCTGCAGAACCTGATGGGTTATTCGGCTACCGATGCCGGGATGGTGCTGGCCCCGGGCGGGGTCGCGACCCTGATCACCATGCCGTTCGTGGGGGCCGTGCTGCACAAGCGGGACGGCCGCAAGATTGTGTTCGCGGGATTGCTGATCGGCGCGGTTTCGATGTTCATCATGCAGCGGCTCAGCCTGGAGGCGGCCTACGGCGATTTCGTCTGGCCGCGGGTGGTGCTGGGGATCGGCCTGGCAATGATCTTCGTCCCGCTCACCACGGTGACCCTGGCAACGATTTCCCGGCTTGAAATGGGCAACGCCACCGGCATGTTCAACCTGCTGCGCAACATCGGCGGCAGCGTCGGCATTGCCGTAGCGGCCACCCTGCTGGCACGGCTGAGCCAGACATACCAGACAAATCTGGTGGTCCATGCCAACCCCTACGGTACAGCCTGGCAGATGCACCTGTATCAGGTGAAGCAGGCCTTGATCAGCAAGGGACTGGCCGCCACCCAGGCCGACCAGTCCGCGCTGGCCCTCTTGTACGGCATGATTCAGCGCCAGGCCGGTGTGCTGGCTTTCAACCACATCTTCTGGATCGTCGGCGTGGCCTTCCTCTCGATCATACCGCTCCTGCTCCTGCTCAAGCGTCCCACTCAGGCAGTGGAAGGTGGCATGGGGCACTAA